In the genome of Massilia sp. UMI-21, the window GCCTGCGCGAAAAGAATTCCTGAAAAAGTTGCCGGAGTGATCCATGGTGTGATGCCTGCCTTTGGCGCACCGGCGGCATACCGCAGGATGGCGTGCGGAACTGAGTCATTTAGCCCGAGCAATGGTGTGCAGGAAGACATTAAGGGCTATGTCACTGCAAAGATTCTCGGTGATACCCCTGAAAAGACAACGCCTGTTCTCGCAACTTCCCCTGGCGCACTCGAACTGCTTCCAAACCATTTATATCCTGGGCCATGGCTCCACGTTCGTGTAGTCAAAGTGCATGGACCAGTACATCCGCCAAATCATGACGCGAAAGGGCTGATCAAGCCCCATGAAGAGGTAGCGACCGATTACCTTAAGCTACCAAATTCAATTGCACCGAACCCATACGATTTGTACCGTGATATGCGGCGCTGGTACCGGCTCATCGACCCACGTTTCGCTGACCCCGCGAAGAAATACCAAACGCAGAAGCTAGCGCTAAAAGCAATCACGGATGCGATTGACGTGGCTGAGAAATTCCACCGGTCTCTCGGGGATTACTATCATCCAAACACCTATGTCTTCTATGGAGACGACCGCGGAAAGTTGTCTTTCGGGCAGGTACGATGGGTTGCGCGGCAATGGGGCAACTCGGCTACGGCACTCACTACCTCGAATATTTCTACTGCGCAGATGCTTGAACAGCCTTTCGGCAAGAGCCGACGCGTCATGCTCGAGGGTAAGACAGAGCTAAAGTTTGAACCAGATGTGCAGGATACACGCGGTGACGGGACTGTGCCACATCAGTCCGGCGCCGGCCCCACCGGAAAGGTCAAACAAGCTTTTGCAGCACAGGGATTCGACCACCAAGAGTCGTATAAGAATAACGACATACTTGTGTTGACGCTTCGCCTGATCGCGAAGATTGTCCAGGAGACGTCGTGAGGCGCCTGTTTCGGACCGGGCTGGCAGTTATGCTGGCCGGGGTTGTTATCGCGGGTTTGGCGAGCACCTGGGACACAGGCGCCAGACGGGACAAGCATGAGGTGGCGAAAATGACCGAGAAGATGAAGACCGTTTGCGTCGGGAGGTTTTTGCTCGATGTGCCGGCAGAGGCACAGTACGCTTTTCACCAGCCGCGCGTTGGTGGATTTGACATTGCCGTCTTTGACGAGACCGAGGATGAGTTTCAGAAGAGAGTCGTAGCGCGTAAGACGCAGCTGGAAGCCGCTCCAGACAGACCAGGCGGTCATAAAAACTTGGAATCATTCAGGGAGGTGCAGAACGATCATGGAATGAAGGGCCAAGTTTTTGTTCACAGCAGGGATGTGAGTGAGGGACAGTCTTCAGACGGTTTGACTGTAGAGCGCTACCGTTACGAAAGCGTTTCGGTTGAGGCGCTGGTTCATGGCAATGGAATCAGCATTGATTTTTCTGCGCCCAATCATGATCCGGAGACCATTGACAAGCTTGCGAAATTGATCGCACAGTTGGTTCCAAATCCGGATGACCGGGTTCCTGCCGAGCCAGGATTTTGTATCGACCGCGCTTATTTTCTCGATCCGCTAGGTGCGGAACAGCGCGAAGAAATCATGATGGCAGCGTGGCTCCCGGATCGCCCGGATGTTGTTTTTAAAATCATGCTGGCAGCCGGCACTGAGCCGGACCGGCAAGGGCTTCTCGAGCGAGGGGCCGAGTCGGATACGCGGCTCAGCGTTGAGGAAAAGAACCGTGTAGCCCGTTTGCGTGCTGACAAGCGGACCATCGGTGGCATCGAGGGAGAAGAACTGGTCGAGCGATTCGTTGAGAACAACGATGCCGTCGTGTACAGCTTTTGGTGGGAAGTGAATGGGACGGAGAATAATGTGTTGGCCCCACACATTGTGTTCAGAATGGACACCGGTTACAACGAGCACGGCCCAGTGCCATCGTCCCTTTCCGAGAATGCAGCAACCTGCCTCTGGGATACCGTCCTTTCCAGTTTTCGCTTACGCCCCGCAGAGCGCTTGGCGGTTCAGTCGGTCGATACGAAGAGAACTCCTATTGGAAGCCAAGCGCTTGCGAGAGATACGTGTCCAGAGAGCGGTTGGTGGGAGTGCATGGACGGGCGCGAGAACATCGGGATCATGGGTGGGCGTCGGCAATACTTCAAGAAGGGGGACCGTATGCCGCAGGCGTTGTTGCTACCTCCTCGGACCTTATGGGACAAGATGCGAGGCCTCCAGCCCAGTTTCGAGTCAAAGACGCCGACGGCCTGGAAATTGGTCGACCACCGCGCGCGCAAAAGGCAGGCGTCGCCTTTGCCACTGGCGAAAGCATCGGCAGCTTATGGCACGACGGCCTCGATTGCTATGTCCGACAGCGGTCATGATAATGGACTCGCGATTGGCAGCTTTTCCTCTACTGGCGTCCCATGTCCGGCCAGCGGGTGGTGGCGTTGTGAGGAATCTCATGCACTAGACGGAACGCGCTGGTTTGCCCAGGGTAGCTTGCTTCCGCCGGCCACTTTCACTGTCGCTCCGGGAATTTTTGGCCATTCATCAAATGCCCCGCAGGCAATTCAACGTCGTAGTACATGGCGGCTGGTACGGCTCGCCGACGCGCCTGGTGGAACAGAGCATGACAGCGCCGTTAGTCCCCTCGATCTTTCGCCGCCAGCCCGACAGACGTGAAGTCTCAGTTATGCCAGCCGCAGGAAAATTCCTGTCGTCTGCAACTTAGCATTGACGAGTCAGCAGGAGACCCT includes:
- a CDS encoding alpha/beta hydrolase, whose protein sequence is MREPTRPLPSLVPLPHGGWEVQSYMSSAEYTIRGLGLIPPNSVIPVIVVPGVMGTNLRAKLKPRLGRLNDERNEILSPGAIAWRPPNDNPSALRELKNWDKLSPRDRQKLFDRASLEVDERGLITVPESEDGYILTEAELRGRGWGEVHAGSYGLLLSVLQTQLNQTFETDEKTDRRFVKSHWKEAMRYDPRKWGVRDMSPLTVAHLEKHAKRYYPVYCVGYNWLDDCEISSKLLEQRITEIIDSWRKSKRQCEKVILVTHSMGGLVARACAKRIPEKVAGVIHGVMPAFGAPAAYRRMACGTESFSPSNGVQEDIKGYVTAKILGDTPEKTTPVLATSPGALELLPNHLYPGPWLHVRVVKVHGPVHPPNHDAKGLIKPHEEVATDYLKLPNSIAPNPYDLYRDMRRWYRLIDPRFADPAKKYQTQKLALKAITDAIDVAEKFHRSLGDYYHPNTYVFYGDDRGKLSFGQVRWVARQWGNSATALTTSNISTAQMLEQPFGKSRRVMLEGKTELKFEPDVQDTRGDGTVPHQSGAGPTGKVKQAFAAQGFDHQESYKNNDILVLTLRLIAKIVQETS